Part of the Woronichinia naegeliana WA131 genome, CCTTCCCCCAACCTCGGTTAATTCTGCCCCTGCCAATGAAAGTTTAGCCGCCCTGCTTCTGCCCCCTTCTTTACAACCCCAGATTTCCTACTCCACTGCTCTACCCCCCAGTCCCCCTCGTCCCCAACTACCTCCGCGTTCCCCCGTTGCTGGTCAGTTCAAGATTGCGCCTCCCCTTCCGTCCCAAGCCGTTCCAGCTAATCATTTTCCCACCGTTGCGGTTCGCCCTTCCCATCTTCCCGCCTCTGTTCCTCTCCCCCCCCCCGCCCCCCATCTCATCCCAGATTCCCCCCAGCCTGGCAACCTTGAGCAATCCGACCGCCGTTGCTCCGGTCAACTCAACTAGTCCGGTAAATAACGTTGCCAATCCGCCTGCCCCGATCAACAATCCCGTTTCTTCAGGAGTCAATCCGTCCCTGTCCGCCCCAACCTCAACGGCCTCTTCCCCCGCGTCAGAGCAAATCCTACGTCAAATCCTGAATCAACAGAATCAAGGACTGAGTGAGGAGAATCCTACTGCTCAAGAAAGCTTTAACCAAAAAACTCGCAAAAAATTACAGACCCTCTACAATCAGAATCAGGGGGTTGTCGCTAATCCAGAAAACCCAGAAACGCAAGGGTTAGTCAATCAACTTCAGCAACTGAATCAGCCAGAATAGTGACTGAAAAGTAATGAGTTTGTTAACACGCTTTCGGCAAGTCATTCGCGCACAGTGGACAAGTCTGGGGCAGGAAAGCCAAGACCCGGAAAAGTTGCTGACTGAGATGACCACGCAGATGGAGTTGGAATTAATTGAAATGCGACGTGCTTTAGCGGAGGCGATCGCGACCCATAAAAGCTCAGAGAGACAATTAGCAGCCCAACAGATAGCGGCTCAAAAATGGTATGAACGGGCTCAACTGGCGATCGATAAAGGCAATGAAAATTTAGCAAGAGAAGCCTTAGAACATCGTCAGGCCTATCAGCATCATATTCAGGTTTTGGAACAATCCTTGGCAGAACACCAACCCGTAATTCGACGATTGAAGGGCGATCTGCAAACCCTAGAACGTAAATATAGTGAAGTTAAGGCCAAAAAAAGTTTGTATCTGGCTCGCTTAAAATCGGCTGCTGCTGCCCAAAAGTTACAAGAAATGATGGGGGGTATGGATCATCTCAGTGCCAGTAGTCTCTTTGAACGTCTTGAGAACAAGGTTTTAGAATTAGAGGCTCAGTCCGCTCTTACCTCTTTCGTCAATGATCCCCTTGAACAAAAATTTGCTACCTTAGAAGACCAGAAAGGTATTGAGGCCACTCTCAATCAATTAAAAGCCCAACGTCGCTCTCTGCCCCCTTCCTAATTTTTGGCTATCTTCATGAAATCTTTGCCCCTACCAGCGATCGCTGATTTAAAAACAAACCAATTCTGGTTATTAGGATTGGCCGCTTGTTTAATCGGCATTCATTTCACCCTGACAGAACAGGCTAATTCCTCCGATTTTTTGGGATTGAGTATTCTGGTTTGGTTTGCGATCGGTTCTCTGATTAATCGTAAACGCCACACCCTTAAACTGAACAGTGACTTCCCTTCCACCTTATTGGGGGGACTCTTGATTGCAATTGTGCTATTAAGGAGTGCTAATGCCGTTGTTAATCCGGGTCTGACCCTCATTCCCCTTATTAGTGGTATGGGATTAGCTCTGCTGGCTTCTGGTTTTAAGGGTCTGGGTCAATATTGGCGAGAAATGATTATGTTGGGGCTACTAGCCATTCCGGCCGAATTGGGCATTGGTATTCTGAATATTGCCAATCCTTTAGCCCTTGTAATTACCAAATTGGTTGGTTTTAGTCTTTGGTATTTGGGCTTTCAAGTATCAACCCAAGGTAATCATCTCTATTTACCGACCGGTGGCATTATTATTAATGATGTCTGTGCGGGCGTTAATAATCTCACCTATCTTCTCAAAGTTTCTATCATTTTTTTACTATTATTTCCTGTCTCTGGTTGGAAAAAAAGACTTTCTGTTCCCCTCGTCGCTTTAGCCCTAGCATTTATCATGAATATTAGTCGTGTGGCGATTCTTGCTGTTCTTAGCCCCAGTGACCCGACTGCTTTTAACTATTGGCACGAAGGCGAAGGCTCCTTAACCTTTACCCTCATTATTGTTATTCTGTTTGGGACTTACTACTTGTTTCTGCTGCGCCGTGAAAAAACGTTATCATGACCCCACCCCCATCATCTAACCTTCCCCTCAATTCACCAGTTCCTCAACCCTATAATTGGCCTTTCTGGCGACGCGCAATCCTCATCGGCCTTTGTAGCGGTGCGCTGTTGACCTTTGTAAAAGTCCTCTTTTTTCCCCAGTCCTATCGTCTTCAACCCCTGAATTTTCCCGCCACTGTTCCCCTTCCTAATTGGCAACAAGCTCCAGCGATCACCCTTTCTAAACCCACCCAAGCAGAGGCAGATAAACTATTTAATTTCATCAATGGTCAAGCTTACCAGTATCGTCAAGGGCCAAAGACTCTAACCATCGAGATGCGTTACTTTGCACCAAGTGTCGGTGATGTTAAGGCACTGATTACCTACTATCGCAATGCCAATGTCCCCCCCCTAACCCTCAAGCAAATGCCTGGTATGGGCTATTATGCCTTACTGACAGATAAACAGCGATCGCACCTCACCGCTTGCCTCACCCCAAAAGGCGGTACTGTAGTAACAAGAGAACAATTTTTTCAAACTCGTTATACTAGCGATCTGCGTCCGAATCGTTTACTATCATGGATGGTTGGTCGTACTCCTTTGCTGGATAATCGTTGTCTTTGGATGGATCTATCTTTACCAGAAAACAACATTTCTGAACAAGGCAGTAATTATACTTTGCTCCAACAAGTTTGGCCCACTTGGAGCCAATGGTGGCAAACTTATTTTGAACAACATCTTCCCTAGCAGGATTTCCACAGCCAATAGGTGATAAAAATTCTTTAGGATCCCCTTTCCTGTAATCCTCTGAATAATTGACAATAACTTATGTTTCCTTTGGACAACGAAAATTTAAAAGCACAAATAGAAGACCTACAGGGACTCTCTTTTAGTTTCCGCCAAGCACTCAGTATTTTCCGTTGGTTAGGTTATGGCTTATTATTATTTACTCTCTTTGATTGGTTAGATGTCCTCACTCCCTTGAAATTCATGAATCCACTCTGGGAATTTCAAACCATTGGTGCTCTCGTGGAAAAAGTTGTTGTTCCCTTACTCGCCTTTGTTTTGGTTTTTAGTGGCGCAGAAGTCAATCGCCGCCGGTGGGAAGCTTCCCTTTTGAAATTCTTATCGTGGTTTACCCTGGTAATTGGCATTCTTTATCTGCTAATGGTTCCCCTAGGGCTACTTAACACG contains:
- a CDS encoding PspA/IM30 family protein; the protein is MSLLTRFRQVIRAQWTSLGQESQDPEKLLTEMTTQMELELIEMRRALAEAIATHKSSERQLAAQQIAAQKWYERAQLAIDKGNENLAREALEHRQAYQHHIQVLEQSLAEHQPVIRRLKGDLQTLERKYSEVKAKKSLYLARLKSAAAAQKLQEMMGGMDHLSASSLFERLENKVLELEAQSALTSFVNDPLEQKFATLEDQKGIEATLNQLKAQRRSLPPS
- the crtA gene encoding cyanoexosortase A — protein: MKSLPLPAIADLKTNQFWLLGLAACLIGIHFTLTEQANSSDFLGLSILVWFAIGSLINRKRHTLKLNSDFPSTLLGGLLIAIVLLRSANAVVNPGLTLIPLISGMGLALLASGFKGLGQYWREMIMLGLLAIPAELGIGILNIANPLALVITKLVGFSLWYLGFQVSTQGNHLYLPTGGIIINDVCAGVNNLTYLLKVSIIFLLLFPVSGWKKRLSVPLVALALAFIMNISRVAILAVLSPSDPTAFNYWHEGEGSLTFTLIIVILFGTYYLFLLRREKTLS
- a CDS encoding cyanoexosortase A system-associated protein, coding for MTFVKVLFFPQSYRLQPLNFPATVPLPNWQQAPAITLSKPTQAEADKLFNFINGQAYQYRQGPKTLTIEMRYFAPSVGDVKALITYYRNANVPPLTLKQMPGMGYYALLTDKQRSHLTACLTPKGGTVVTREQFFQTRYTSDLRPNRLLSWMVGRTPLLDNRCLWMDLSLPENNISEQGSNYTLLQQVWPTWSQWWQTYFEQHLP